The following proteins come from a genomic window of Oncorhynchus clarkii lewisi isolate Uvic-CL-2024 chromosome 23, UVic_Ocla_1.0, whole genome shotgun sequence:
- the LOC139381504 gene encoding ubiquitin carboxyl-terminal hydrolase 54-like isoform X3, whose translation MSWKRNYFASGSGGLQGIFTPRTMTSIAPSKGLSNEPGQNSCFLNSALQVLWHLDIFRRSFRQLTTHKCMEDSCIFCALKSIFAQFQFSSEKVLPSDALRSALAKTFQDEQRFQLGIMDDAAECFENILMRIHFHISDETKEDICTAKHCIPHQKFAMTLFEQCVCSSCGASSDPLPFIQMVHYISTTSLCNQAVRMLECKDKPTPDMFGELLRNASTMGDLRNCPSNCGEKLRIRRVLMNSPEIITIGLVWDSDHSDLAEDVIHSLGTCLRLGDLFYRVTDDKAKQAELYLVGMVCYYGKHYSTFFFQTKIRKWMYFDDAHVKEIGPKWKDVVSRCIKGHYQPLLLLYADPRGTPVSVQDLPSRLDLHHFNRSYYDSEDSGREPSISSDTRTDSSTDSYSYKHSHSHSHHESMASHFSSDSQGTVICNPENDTASRSSLETTGQVTDSGPVQCHSLRKGGTVDRKGGASDRKRSSSRPRRLEERSRGSKTDEASSAGYHSEGETLKEQQAPRTAPKSSSSSRLRDFKETMSNIIHSRPLSASSSGSGALGGLGAESGATTKARDWEADSTSSESKSSSSGGRYRPAWRPRREALNIDSIFSRERRRQAGYSPLGATLPEDSGAPAEGPTGSVTGQGQGPFGNMASSWTLPTPRGHNMEQQPPRLIQRMESGYESSERNSNSPVSLDMPLSEGPNAANIHRDTGLKKPSSSSSGPSWRTVPKSKSSSALLQDVKASCRGNSHIRLAEEGRSELDELQEEVARRAREQELQRRKEKEKEAALGFNPRPSKFMDLDELQNQGKGDGYERCVSDAELLLDQSLRLEQAGEVAAALSVVNEAVSKLRLPMHEGGANTHSRTVAEARLQKCMRRARGLQQRMQQQQQEDRPQQQDQEQTEKQDQPCPTPQGPPSEQPVPIQILLTDAQEDQPQAVPEATRNTPSPLYVKPLPSSTNSLPEPLSHPPVAMPPSPHTGSPTGGFMAEAWGRLEGLEMSGVLDNSCTHVRPLHKHATVSLPALCVNGRDESFTEGGYDQTPALPNHQPAAPSHWNSNPPTQTLPTPRPHSRTPSPVSHTSEERGDTNMEDAYSRRPALGPSQPPPAHQNHSSPVPISSNTSRLGPPPPPPTRNWSGWSLDQPAAFDSPFYAPPTDSHCPPSTPIRPGWTPSPASGNYRPGAAMPVERWAENVTRYYNSQAVVGSPCEELSELDSLYQASLQATSLPRAPCGVSPQPTANKQPARKLLSGLTAPGRSKTPTAELERYAYRTPGYTSSPTQHNKPGSCERPLGDDKNYSAENLRRIARSLSGTVIGGRPELLTPSRSFEITRRETSFWLCLTGVKLSPVKTTTVLH comes from the exons GTCCTGTGGCACCTGGACATCTTTCGGCGGAGCTTCCGGCAGCTGACCACACACAAGTGCATGGAGGACTCGTGTATATTCTGTGCCCTGAAG AGTATCTTTGCTCAGTTCCAGTTCAGCAGTGAGAAGGTGCTGCCATCTGACGCGCTCCGCAGCGCTCTGGCCAAGACCTTCCAGGACGAACAGCGCTTCCAGCTGGGCATCATGGACGACGCTGCAGAGTGCTTC GAGAACATCCTAATGCGGATTCATTTCCACATCTCAGACGAGACCAAAGAGGACATCTGCACAGCCAAGCACTGCATCCCACACCAGAAGTTTGCCATGACGCTCTTCGAACAG tgtgtgtgtagcagctGTGGGGCCTCCTCTGACCCACTGCCATTCATTCAGATGGTGCACTACATCTCCACCACCTCCCTCTG TAACCAGGCGGTGAGGATGCTGGAGTGTAAAGACAAGCCCACACCAGACATGTTTGGAGAGCTGCTCCGCAACGCCAGCACTATGGGAGACCTACGCAACTGTCCG aGTAACTGTGGGGAGAAGCTGCGTATTCGTCGGGTACTTATGAACTCTCCAGAGATCATCACCATAGGTCTGGTGTGGGACTCTGACCACTCAGACCTGGCAGAGGACGTCATCCACAGCCTGGGCACTTGCCTGCGCCTGGGGGAT CTCTTCTACAGAGTAACAGATGATAAGGCCAAGCAGGCAGAGCTCTACCTGGTGGGCATGGTGTGTTACTACGGCAAGCACTACTCCACCTTCTTCTTCCAGACCAAGATACGCAAGTGGATGTACTTTGATGACGCACATGTCAaagag ATCGGGCCCAAGTGGAAGGACGTGGTGTCTCGGTGCATCAAGGGCCACTACCAGCCCCTGCTACTGCTCTACGCTGACCCCCGGGGGACGCCCGTGTCAGTGCAGGACCTGCCCTCCCGCCTGGACCTGCACCACTTCAACAGGTCCTACTACGACAGTGAGGACTCGG GCCGCGAGCCGTCCATCTCCAGTGACACGCGCACCGACTCGTCGACAGACAGTTACTCCTACAAGCATTCCCACTCCCACTCTCACCATGAGTCCATGGCCAGCCACTTCTCCTCCGATTCCCAGGGAACCGTCATCTGTAACCCAGAAAACGACACAGCCTCCCGCAGCAGCCTGGAGACCACag GCCAAGTGACGGACAGTGGGCCAGTGCAGTGCCACTCTCTGAGGAAAGGCGGAACAGTGGACAGGAAGGGCGGGGCCAGTGACAGGAAGCGGAGCTCTAGTCGGCCGAGGCGACTTGAGGAGAGGAGCCGGGGCTCTAAGACTGACGAAGCCTCGTCGGCAGGTTACCACAGCGAGG GGGAGACTCTGAAGGAGCAACAAGCACCTCGCACCGCACCCAAGTCCTCCTCCTCCAGTCGACTGAGGGATTTCAAGGAGACCATGAGCAACATCATCCACAGTCGCCccctctccgcctcctcttcgGGCTCCGGGGCCCTTGGGGGTCTAGGGGCCGAGTCAGGGGCCACCACCAAGGCCAGAGACTGGGAGGCCGACAGCACCAGCAGTGAGTCCAAGTCCAGCTCCTCCGGCGGACGATACAGACCGGCTTGGAGGCCCCGGAGAGAGGCCCTCAATATAGACAGTATCTTCAGTAGGGAGAGACGTAGACAGGCTGGGTATAGTCCCCTAGGGGCCACTCTGCCTGAAGACAGTGGGGCCCCAGCCGAGGGCCCCACAGGGTCAGTCACTGGACAAGGACAGGGGCCCTTTGGTAATATGGCCTCCTCCTGGACCCTGCCGACCCCCAGGGGCCATAACATGGAGCAGCAGCCCCCCAGGCTCATACAGAGGATGGAGAGTGGCTATGAGAGCAGCGAGAGGAacagtaacagtcctgttagCCTGGACATGCCTCTCAGCGAGGGACCCAATGCTGCTAATATACATAg ggaCACCGGTCTGAAGAAGCCTTCCAGCTCCAGCTCAGGTCCATCATGGCGCACCGTGCCCAAGTCTAAGAGCAGCAGTGCTCTCCTGCAGGACGTCAAGGCTTCATGCAGGGGCAACAGCCACATACGCCTGG CGGAAGAAGGCCGCAGCGAGCTGGACGAGCTGCAGGAGGAGGTGGCCAGGCGAGCGAGGGAGCAGGAGttacagaggaggaaggagaaggaaaaGGAGGCCGCATTGGGGTTCAACCCCAGACCCAGCAAGTTCATGGACCTGGACGAGCTACAGAACCAGG GCAAAGGGGACGGCTATGAACGCTGCGTGTCGGACGCTGAGCTACTGCTAGACCAGTCTCTGCGACTGGAGCAGGCTGGCGAGGTGGCCGCCGCTCTGTCTGTGGTTAATGAAGCCGTAT CTAAACTCAGGCTTCCCATGCATGAGGGTGGCGCTAACACCCATAGCAGGACAGTGGCTGAGGCCCGGCTGCAAAAGTGCATGAGGAGAGCGCGGGGCCTGCAGCAGCGcatgcaacagcagcagcaggaagacAGACCCCAGCAACAGGATCAGGAGCAGACAGAGAAGCAGGATCAGCCCTGTCCCACTCCCCAGGGCCCCCCCAG TGAACAGCCTGTCCCAATCCAAATACTGTTGACAGACGCCCAGGAGGACCAACCACAAGCAGTCCCGGAAGCCACCAGAAACACGCCTTCTCCTCTCTACGTTAAGCCCCTCCCATCCAGCACAAACTCACTCCCTGAGCCCCTGAGCCACCCCCCTGTCGCTATGCCCCCGAGCCCTCACACAGGGTCACCCACAGGGGGGTTCATGGCGGAGGCGTGGGGGCGCCTGGAAGGACTGGAGATGTCAGGCGTGCTAGATAACTCTTGTACTCATGTGAGACCCCTCCACAAGCACGCTACCGTGTCCCTGCCTGCCCTGTGTGTGAATGGCCGGGACGAGAGCTTTACTGAGGGAGGCTATGACCAGACTCCAGCCCTGCCCAACCACCAGCCAGCTGCACCCTCACACTGGAACAGTAACCCCCCAACCCAGACTCTGCCCACCCCACGCCCGCACTCCAGGACACCCTCTCCAGTCAGCCACACCTCAGAGGAAAGGGGCGACACCAACATGGAGGATGCCTATTCCAGACGGCCAGCCCTGGGCCCCTCTCAGCCTCCTCCAGCCCATCAGAACCACAGCTCCCCTGTCCCCATCTCCTCCAACACCTCTAGGCTcggccctcctcctccccctcccacccgTAACTGGTCCGGCTGGAGCCTGGACCAGCCGGCCGCCTTCGACTCCCCCTTCTACGCCCCTCCTACAGACTCCCACTGCCCACCTTCCACCCCCATCAGACCAGGGTGGACCCCTTCCCCAGCGTCTGGGAACTACAGGCCAGGTGCCGCCATGCCAGTGGAGCGCTGGGCAGAGAATGTGACCCGCTACTACAACTCCCAGGCGGTGGTTGGGTCACCCTGTGAGGAGCTGTCGGAGCTAGACTCTCTGTACCAGGCGAGCCTTCAGGCCACCAGCCTGCCCCGGGCCCCATGCGGAGTTAGCCCCCAGCCCACTGCCAACAAGCAAC CGGCTAGAAAGCTGTTGTCTGGGCTGACTGCACCTGGCCGCTCCAAGACTCCCACAGCCGAGTTAGAGAGATATGCTTACAGAACGCCAGGCTACACCAGCAGccccacacaacacaacaag